TGTTGCGCGGAAAGCGCGACAGCGTGCGCGCATTGCGAATAGGGATTTAAAAATTGAGGACCTTACTGAGCACATCTCCGAGCGCATAAAGTTGGTCGGAGCCGATCTCTGGCGAATATGCATTCATGAGGCAGCGCACGCGTTGGTAGCGAAGGTACTGGAAGTGGGGACCGTCTCACGAATAGAGATTTTCGATCATACATCAGAAAACGAACGGTCACATGAAACTCACGGAGCGACTTGGATCGATGAGCCGGTGACACCGTTTAAAACTGAGAGGTACTTCCGAGGTGACATCGCTGTGGGTCTCGCCGGTATGGCCGCCGAGGAGCTGATATTCGGCTACCGCTCGACTACTGCTGGAGGATCACCAAGGAGCGACGTTGCGAAGGCAACTGAACTAGCTTCGCAAATGGTCACGAGGTTCGGGTTGGGCAGACGCCTCTCGACGTTTCCCGAAGGAATTGACCAGTCGGAAGGGGCCTTGTTTTCAATAATTCCTGACCTTCGCGCTGATATCGATCTCATTCTTGACGCGGAGTACAAGAGATCGAAGGAAATACTGGAGTCGCACCAGGAGGCGCTGATAAAAATCGCGGGCGCACTGAGGGACGAGAAATTCCTAGCGGGTGAGCGCCTTGCACAGCTGCTCAATCACCTATCCAGCGACGAAATTTCCGGATTTCAACAACTCTACCAAGGCAAACCAGGCCACCTAGTCCAACCGGGAACGTCGCCATGATCTAAGGCTCAGCTGGAACCGGATTGAAAACGGCCTCGGATGACGCGCGCAATTTCACGGGCATCATCCAAAGTCATGTGCGGAAAGCCAGTGTCCCGCTGCCCTACCATCTGAAGGAGACAAGCACTTGCCGCCTCCAGTTGAGCATCCTCATGAGGAATCGCCGCTCTTAACGCAGCTAGGTTAGTTTCCGTCCATAAACGCTGGTTTTCTTGAGCTTGCAGCGCACTTGGGTTCCGCTTGGTGGCCGCTTTGAAGCCATGCGGTGTGGCTCATGGGTGCTAATTGCGGCGGCCAGGATTTCTGGTGGACATGCGCGCATTGGCAACTGCCGGCGTCACGCCGGTCCGGTTTTGGCTGGCGACATGGGATGTCAGGTCGGCCTGAGGCGGGCGAAGAGGGCGAGATTGTATGCGACCACCGAGGACCAGACATAAGCCTTGAAGTGGTCGAGCCCACGCCAGGTGCAGCGCCCCAAGCCGTAGGCGCGTTTGAGGCAGGAGATGCCGGCCTCGATGCCGGCGCGGAAGTTGCGCAGCTTGCGATAGACCCAGCGGCTCTTGACCATGTCTTCGATCCTGAGGCCGCACTTCTTGTGGAAGGCCATGTCGCAGATGCCCCAGGCTTTGGCTCGGCTCAAATTATCGCGGCTGGCATAGCCGCCGTCGGCCGCCGCCTGACGCGGCGCCTCGCCCCAGATGCCGATGTGGCGTTCCAGCATCGGCAGCAAGCGCTCGCTGTCGGCCGGGTTGCCGGTTTCGACGACGAGGTCGAGGATCAGCCCGCTTGTGCCGGTGGTCAAATTGATCTTATGGCCATACTCGACGTCGCGGCTGCCTTTGACGATGATGTCGGCATGCGGCTCGAACAAACTGACCAGCTTGTCGCCAGCCGGCACCGCCTCGCCGGCCAGGACCCGCCGCTCGGTCTGGGCGATGATCCGTTCGATCAGCGGCTTATAGTGGCGGAGTTGGGCCTGCCAGAGTTCGACCGCCGGGCCCGCCGCCAAGGGCAGTTGCGCCGCCGCCTGTTCGAGATAGCTCAAGGTGGTGCGCGTGATCCTGAGCAGCGCGCGATAGTGCTGAACTCGTTTCGGACGACCGCGGGTAAATTGGATCGCCCGGGATCGCTTCTTCGCCGCGCGGCAGTGATCGTGCCATGAGATGGCGCTGCCCAAGGAAGCCGCCTGCTGCAACAGCCGCACCATCACCCGCACGCAGTCCCACAAAAGACTACTGTCGCTCGGTTCGTGCATCAGCGCCGAAGTGACGGTGCTGTCGATGCGCACGACCTTGCCGCGTTCCACCTTGTCCTGCCGGGCGCTCGTCAACAGCACGCGATTGATCGCTTCAAAGGTCCCGGCCCGGATCGCGCTGATCGTCTTGTGCAAGACCGACTTCTTCGGGTTCCACCCCCACGGCAGCCGGGCAAAGGCCCGGAACGAGGCGGAATCTTCCAGATGAAAGGCCAACTCCTCATAACTCAACTGACGGTGTTGTTTGAGCAGGGCGCAACGCAGCACGGCCTCCGCCGGCAGGCCCTCGCGGCCGGTCTCCTTGACGCCGTGGCGGCGCAGGTCCTGCGCTACCAGCCCGAGCAGATCACGATGCTCATCCAGCCATTGCGACATGGCTTTCAGCTCGCGGCCGATCTCGTGTTCGGCGAAAAGATCGAATATATTGGCTTGGACGGTGCGTTCTTGGCGCATTGTCGGCTCCGGCGGTTGCGGGTTTGTCTTTAGAATCAATGGCTTGATCTAAAGTATACCTGAAACCGCCGGGCTTTGCCCGTCGCAATATCGCTATTCCTCCAATAATTTCAGTGGTTTACCGTTTGTGGACGGGCACTAGGTTAGTTTCCGTCCATAAACGCTGGTTTTCTTGAGCTTGCAGCGCACTTGGGTTCCGCTTGGTGGCCGCTTTGAAGCCATGCGGTGTGGCTCATGGGTGCTAATTGCGGCGGCCAGGATTTCTGGTGGACATGCGCGCATTGGCAACTGCCGGCGTCACGCCGGTCCGGTTTTGGCTGGCGACATGGGATGTCAGGTCGGCCTGAGGCGGGCGAAGAGGGCGAGATTGTATGCGACCACCGAGGACCAGACATAAGCCTTGAAGTGGTCGAGCCCACGCCAGGTGCAGCGCCCCAAGCCGTAGGCGCGTTTGAGGCAGGAGATGCCGGCCTCGATGCCGGCGCGGAAGTTGCGCAGCTTGCGATAGACCCAGCGGCTCTTGACCATGTCTTCGATCCTGAGGCCGCACTTCTTGTGGAAGGCCATGTCGCAGATGCCCCAGGCTTTGGCTCGGCTCAAATTATCGCGGCTGGCATAGCCGCCGTCGGCCGCCGCCTGACGCGGCGCCTCGCCCCAGATGCCGATGTGGCGTTCCAGCATCGGCAGCAAGCGCTCGCTGTCGGCCGGGTTGCCGGTTTCGACGACGAGGTCGAGGATCAGCCCGCTTGTGCCGGTGGTCAAATTGATCTTATGGCCATACTCGACGTCGCGGCTGCCTTTGACGATGATGTCGGCATGCGGCTCGAACAAACTGACCAGCTTGTCGCCAGCCGGCACCGCCTCGCCGGCCAGGACCCGCCGCTCGGTCTGGGCGATGATCCGTTCGATCAGCGGCTTATAGTGGCGGAGTTGGGCCTGCCAGAGTTCGACCGCCGGGCCCGCCGCCAAGGGCAGTTGCGCCGCCGCCTGTTCGAGATAGCTCAAGGTGGTGCGCGTGATCCTGACCAGCGCGCGATAGTGCTGAACTCGTTTCGGACGACCGCGGGTAAATTGGATCGCCCGGGATCGCTTCTTCGCCGCGCGGCAGTGATCGTGCCATGAGATGGCGCTGCCCAAGGAAGCCGCCTGCTGCAACAGCCGCACCATCACCCGCACGCAGTCCCACAAAAGACTACTGTCGCTCGGTTCGTGCATCAGCGCCGAAGTGACGGTGCTGTCGATGCGCACGACCTTGCCGCGTTCCACCTTGTCCTGCCGGGCGCTCGTCAACAGCACGCGATTGATCGCTTCAAAGGTCCCGGCCCGGATCGCGCTGATCGTCTTGTGCAAGACCGACTTCTTCGGGTTCCACCCCCACGGCAGCCGGGCAAAGGCCCGGAACGAGGCGGAATCTTCCAGATGAAAGGCCAACTCCTCATAACTCAACTGACGGTGTTGTTTGAGCAGGGCGCAACGCAGCACGGCCTCCGCCGGCAGGCCCTCGCGGCCGGTCTCCTTGACGCCGTGGCGGCGCAGGTCCTGCGCTACCAGCCCGAGCAGATCACGATGCTCATCCAGCCATTGCGACATGGCTTTCAGCTCGCGGCCGATCTCGTGTTCGGCGAAAAGATCGAATATATTGGCTTGGACGGTGCGTTCTTGGCGCATTGTCGGCTCCGGCGGTTGCGGGTTTGTCTTTAGAATCAATGGCTTGATCTAAAGTATACCTGAAACCGCCGGGCTTTGCCCGTCGCAATATCGCTATTCCTCCAATAATTTCAGTGGTTTACCGTTTGTGGACGGGCACTAGGTTAGGATTTTGGGGCATCATCTGAAATTTCGCACAGTCTCGGACCATTAAAGGATCGGGCGGAATTTCGTCGACGTCAACCAGCCACGATACGCCGCTTGTCGTTTAACAGACCCGGCCAAGCGATTTCTCGTCGGGCCGCTAACCTCGGCTCTTGGTTATTTGGTCTCCGCGCCAAAGGCCAATTCTCAACGTTTATCACTTCGAGAGGAATGCGCCTTATGTGGCACGCTGCGATTTCAAAGTCGGGGTTCACTTCGCAAATCGGCGGTGACGACGACAAATTGGCGTCTGGTAAGTGGTTGGTTCCCATAGCCCTTGGCGATCCTGAAGGCATATGGCGGAAATTGGCGGAAGCTGCGGCTCATGGCGATCTGGCGGCTGTGAAGATTTCGTCAGCTAGGCTTGATGTGAAGCTCGGCCACCACCTCGTCTGTGCATACTGCAAAACTTCGCAGGAGAATGACGTAAGTGAGACACTGACGAAGCTTCGTAACCTCGGAGCTACAGGCGACCTACGCTACAAGTCTGACCGAGCGACCCTGCAATGCCGCGACGAATATCTATGGCATTCGACCGAATTGGAATCCATCTAGCTGCCAAATCACGGTATGGCGCGCGCGCGTTATCTCGCGCCAGGTATTTGGTTCTTCCGAAAATCGATCCTACGCCTATATTTCAATATTGATGTTTTCTCTTTGGTGGCATTCAGTTCTGATTCTCTAGATGTATCGCCTGCATTGGCTGAATGATGCGCAAGTTACTCTCTCCTTGCTTGTCAAAACCGATAGTATATTGACCACAATCTTTCAGTTGAGCCACGCTGTCGATGACTGCCGCCATCTGCGTCGGGTCCATGGCCTGCGCAACTATCTCGTTGTCGCTGGTGGTAAAGAATGTGGTGCCGACCGGCTCGTTGCCTTTGATTGCCTGTGCGACCTTCGTTTTGTCCCAACCATCCCACGCATTGCCACAGTTTGCCACCAAAGGGTTCTCGTCAGGAGATGGCGCATTTTTGCATTTGTTTTTTGTGGGAAGCAGTTTGTTGCGGTCGAGCGAAAACGATTCCCCGGAACAGGGCTTGAAGGTGACGAAATTTCCGGCGGTGGCTACAACAAAACCGATGACGCCTGACTCGTCCTTTATCTCATACGGTCCGTCGCCAACGACAATTTTTCTTCTCCCGGCGAGTTCAATATCGTCGCCAAATGACGGATGGGGCACCGCGAGAAGCACGATCAGACTAAGGCTGACAAATCTTCCGAACATTGATTTCCTCCCTGACCTTGTCTGCCGAATAAAGAATCTTTCCCTCATGGCTGACAGCAAAAAGCGTTCCCCTGTTACATTCATCGACATCACTGCGACACATCAAAAATAGTTGGCTCGGCAAACCTATTATCTGGCGAAGACGTCGGCCGTCTCTGCAAGCGTTATATAATTTTGCTGCCGGATCGTCCTTTCGCGCGTCGAGTAGAGGCACTACCGACTGGGATTTGTCACCTTTCCAGACATTGTCGCTCATATCACGAGCGGCTGTCGTTGCCGCTGCCTTTACAACGAAAAGAAGGACGACAACCAGAACCAGAGCGACAAGACCAAGTGACGCAGCCAGGCTGCGCAATATCTTCGCATCTTCCTTCACGTTGAATTCGAGCAAAAAACCCGTAAAGCCAAGGAGGACGATGGCGGCTATCGCGAAAATAACAGAACAAGACTGAAGTGGCACAAACGCATAGACGAGTACAGTTGTGAAGCTGACGTCGAACTGGGTCGCGTCAATCCCAAACTGGCCGAGATAAGATGTCAGATAGGCCCAACCACTGAAATAGATCAAGGCCACCGGCAGGGCGGCAATGAAGGCGTCCACCAACGCTGCTCTAACCGCCCCCACTTGTGGCCCCCACACCTGATAGTTCAGCCGAACCTTCTAGAAGCGTAGGTCGGCACGGTCCCTCGCCTACGTGTACTTCCCCCCGAAGTTCATGTCCAGATTGCTTCTGGCATGGCGCAGGCCCAGTTATCACGCCTGTGCGCGTTAAACCGATGCAGCGAGGAGTCCGGTCATTCGATAAACCGCATCATATAAACGGATGCCGTCATATTGCCCCACGGATCAACAAAATGACGAGGCACTGTCCCAACCTCTTGCCATCCAAGGCGTCGATAAAGGCGTTCCCCCGCCCCTCCCTGCGCCGTATCGAGCAAAAGAAGTGAACGCTTGTATTTGGTGGCCTGTCGTTCGACTTCGTGCATCAAAGCTTCGCCGATCCCTTGATTTCGGCGAGTGCTGTTGACGATGAGTTTATAGACTTCACCCCGATGCGGAGCGTTTGGCTCCGGCGACAAATATAGCTGGACCGTACCGACAAGTTTGTTCTCGACCGACGCGCAGATCAATAAGCGTTCTCCAGCGACGACCGAGATTGCCACATCGTGCCAGTAGTGCTCGACCGCGTTCATGTCTAATGGCAGGATATGGCCGACCAACGCGCCCTGATTGACCGCGTCGACCAACAGGCCCGACAATTGCTTAAGGTGCAGCGAGATGTCGGCCCGGTCAAAAACCTCGATTTTCATGCGCCACTCACATCTAAAAAGCGCATGCAACAACCCTCGCGACAACTTTGGAATACGTCAACCGTGGGCGATTTCTGGTCCTGTCTAGCAATGCCATCAATGACGCCTTTCGGCCCAACGCAAGCTTTTGACATAGTCCGACCGAAACTTCCTTGCCGCCCTTATGCGCGGAAGCTAGGTTACCGCCTTTAGTGACATCTGGAGGCCATATGTTTCAACAGCTCTTTATTGCATCAGCTCTGACACTGGGATTTACGTCACTCGCGGTGGCGCAATCGCCGACCTCCGAGGAGGTCCGTTCAATTGCTCAAGAGGCATATATCTACTCCTATGCTCCCATTGCGAGCTATCAGACTTGGTCAAAGCAGGCCACCGATCCGAAGTCGTCGGAATATGTTGGCGGTTTCAATACTTTCCGAAATTATTCGCAGGCCTTCACGCCCGACAACAAAGACATAGTCACCCCGAACAACGACACGCCCTACTCATGGGCGTGGCTTGATCTTCGTGCAGAACCCATCGTCCTTAGTGTCCCGGCCGTTCCCGAGGACCGATACTACGTCATGCAACTGATCGATCTCTTTACCTATAATTTCGGTTACGTCGGCGTTCGGGCAACGGGCTACAATGCGGGCAACTATCTGATCGCAGGGCCCAGATGGAAAGAAACCAAGGTTGAGGGGATTACCAAGGTCATCCGATCCGAGACCGACATCGTCGGCATTTTGGGAAGGACCTCTCTGACCGGGCCTGAGGACGTCGAGAACCTCAAGAAGATTCAGGCGCAATACAAGCTCACGTCGCTCAGCAAGTTCCTGAATGCGCCGTCACCGAAACCCGCACCTGAGATTTCGTTCCCTACTTACGATGCGGCCAAAGCGACTAATCACGACTTCATTGAATACATAAATTTTCTCCTGCAATTTACGCAGCCGACAGTGGGTGACGAGAAAGATATGATGGAGCGGTTCGCCAAGATTGGCATCGGTCCTGGCAAATCATTTGATTCCACAAAAGTCGATCCCGAAACTTTGAAGGCCATCGATGCTGGGGTCGAAGACGCCAAGGCTTCGATGAAGGAGACCGCCGCAAAGACATTGAGTTCAAACGGCCTCTTCGGAAACCGTGAGTTCATGCGTGGCAACTATATGACCCGAGCGATGGGTGCCCAGAAGGGGCTTTACGGGAACTCGATTGAAGAGGCCTGGTATGGCGGCTTCGTCGGTGACGGTGCAAAGCCGACCAAGCTTTACTTTGCGCCCGGTCAATTGCCGCCTGCCAAGTTCTTTTGGTCCCTGACTCTCTACACGTTGCCAGACCGGCTTCTTTACGCCAATGCATTGAAGCGTTACTCCATCGGCGACCGGACGCCGGGGCTTGTCTACGGCAAGGACAAGTCGCTGACGATCTACCTCGGTCATTCGTCTCCTGGCGCAGACAAGGACTCCAATTGGCTGCCGACGCCGGAGGGGAAGTACAGCCTGGTTGCCCGCGTCTATGGCCCCTCGCCCGAGGCTATCAGCGGGAACTGGACACTCCCTCAGCCCCAGCCAATCAACTGAGCGGCGCAATCCTATACAGATACAGGGGAGTTAGAGATGCCATCAATTCTAACGACGGTTTCTGCCGTCGCAGTCTTTGCCCTCTTAGCTGGAACGGCAGCGTCTAAGGACGCTTCGACAGTCAAGACGCCAATCGGCGACATACCGTTATCACTCGGACTACCTGCAGACAAAGCTACCGTCGATAAGCTCTTCGATGAAATGGATTTCCAGCGAGCGACACAGGCCTACATCTGGGCCCTGCCAATCATCGGTTTTGCCGAGTGGCAGGCCTCAACGAAGGAGGCACTTGGCGCTGGCGATACCGATCTGGTTATCTATCAAAGCGTCAAGGACAAACTGGGTATCCTGACGGCTAATGCTACGACACCCTATATCGGCGGCTTTCCCGACCTTTCGAAGACCGGTCCCTTGGTGATCGACTACCCAAAAGGCTCGACGGCCGGGGGCGTTGGCGATTTCTGGCAACGGCCGATCACAGACATGGGCGAGACCGGTCCGGACAAAGGCAAAGGCGCGAAATACCTGATTGTCGGACCAGGCCAAAAAGCCCCGGACCTCAAGGGCGCTATTGTCATTCATTCCCCGACCAACAATGTCTTCTTCGCCTTCCGCGTGCTCGATCCTGACCCCGCAAAGGCCAAGGCATTGATCGCGAGTGTTCGCATCTACCCGTTTGCCGACCGCAAAAACCCAAAGCCGACTGAATTGATCACGCCCGATGGTCGTGCCTGGAGCCAGGTTCCGCCGCGCGGATTTGCCTACTGGGAAAGGTTGAACGATATCGTCCAGCGGGAGCCGGTGTTGGAACGCGACCGGATCATGATGGCTATGCTTCGGCCACTTGGGATCGAGAAGGGAAAACCGTTTCAACCCGACGAGCGGCAGAAGAAGATACTGACTCACGGCGCGGTGATGGGTGAGCTTATGGCTCAGGCCAATTCGTTCAACACCCGTGAGGAAGGAGCACGCTACCGTCCAGACTCGAACTGGGACTATGTGATTATGTTCGACCCCTTCCAGGAAGCGGCGACCTACACCCAGCTCGACCAGCGAGCGAAATACTTCTATGAGGCGGTGACAACCACCAAGGGGATGGTCACCAAGACGCCCGGCGTCGGTCAAGCCTATCTCTCCGCGCACTCCGACGCCGCCGGAAACTGGCTCGACGGAGCCAAGAACTATTCATTGCATGTGCCCGCCGATGTTCCGGCAAAATTGTTCTGGTCTGTAACGGTCTATGATTCCCTGAATCGCGTCCTGATCGACAACCCGCAGCACATCGCCGACAAATCATCAAGGACGGACATCGTCAAAAACAGCGATGGATCAGTCGATCTCTACTTTGGCCCAAATGCTCCGTCCGGGCATGAGAAGAATTGGATACCGACGATTCCCGACAAGGCCTGGTTCGCTTA
The Rhizobium leguminosarum DNA segment above includes these coding regions:
- a CDS encoding DUF1254 domain-containing protein produces the protein MFQQLFIASALTLGFTSLAVAQSPTSEEVRSIAQEAYIYSYAPIASYQTWSKQATDPKSSEYVGGFNTFRNYSQAFTPDNKDIVTPNNDTPYSWAWLDLRAEPIVLSVPAVPEDRYYVMQLIDLFTYNFGYVGVRATGYNAGNYLIAGPRWKETKVEGITKVIRSETDIVGILGRTSLTGPEDVENLKKIQAQYKLTSLSKFLNAPSPKPAPEISFPTYDAAKATNHDFIEYINFLLQFTQPTVGDEKDMMERFAKIGIGPGKSFDSTKVDPETLKAIDAGVEDAKASMKETAAKTLSSNGLFGNREFMRGNYMTRAMGAQKGLYGNSIEEAWYGGFVGDGAKPTKLYFAPGQLPPAKFFWSLTLYTLPDRLLYANALKRYSIGDRTPGLVYGKDKSLTIYLGHSSPGADKDSNWLPTPEGKYSLVARVYGPSPEAISGNWTLPQPQPIN
- a CDS encoding GNAT family N-acetyltransferase — its product is MKIEVFDRADISLHLKQLSGLLVDAVNQGALVGHILPLDMNAVEHYWHDVAISVVAGERLLICASVENKLVGTVQLYLSPEPNAPHRGEVYKLIVNSTRRNQGIGEALMHEVERQATKYKRSLLLLDTAQGGAGERLYRRLGWQEVGTVPRHFVDPWGNMTASVYMMRFIE
- a CDS encoding ISNCY family transposase, yielding MRQERTVQANIFDLFAEHEIGRELKAMSQWLDEHRDLLGLVAQDLRRHGVKETGREGLPAEAVLRCALLKQHRQLSYEELAFHLEDSASFRAFARLPWGWNPKKSVLHKTISAIRAGTFEAINRVLLTSARQDKVERGKVVRIDSTVTSALMHEPSDSSLLWDCVRVMVRLLQQAASLGSAISWHDHCRAAKKRSRAIQFTRGRPKRVQHYRALLRITRTTLSYLEQAAAQLPLAAGPAVELWQAQLRHYKPLIERIIAQTERRVLAGEAVPAGDKLVSLFEPHADIIVKGSRDVEYGHKINLTTGTSGLILDLVVETGNPADSERLLPMLERHIGIWGEAPRQAAADGGYASRDNLSRAKAWGICDMAFHKKCGLRIEDMVKSRWVYRKLRNFRAGIEAGISCLKRAYGLGRCTWRGLDHFKAYVWSSVVAYNLALFARLRPT
- a CDS encoding DUF1254 domain-containing protein, which translates into the protein MPSILTTVSAVAVFALLAGTAASKDASTVKTPIGDIPLSLGLPADKATVDKLFDEMDFQRATQAYIWALPIIGFAEWQASTKEALGAGDTDLVIYQSVKDKLGILTANATTPYIGGFPDLSKTGPLVIDYPKGSTAGGVGDFWQRPITDMGETGPDKGKGAKYLIVGPGQKAPDLKGAIVIHSPTNNVFFAFRVLDPDPAKAKALIASVRIYPFADRKNPKPTELITPDGRAWSQVPPRGFAYWERLNDIVQREPVLERDRIMMAMLRPLGIEKGKPFQPDERQKKILTHGAVMGELMAQANSFNTREEGARYRPDSNWDYVIMFDPFQEAATYTQLDQRAKYFYEAVTTTKGMVTKTPGVGQAYLSAHSDAAGNWLDGAKNYSLHVPADVPAKLFWSVTVYDSLNRVLIDNPQHIADKSSRTDIVKNSDGSVDLYFGPNAPSGHEKNWIPTIPDKAWFAYFRFYGPLQPYFDKSWKLNDIEELKG
- a CDS encoding putative phosphothreonine lyase domain-containg protein, whose amino-acid sequence is MWHAAISKSGFTSQIGGDDDKLASGKWLVPIALGDPEGIWRKLAEAAAHGDLAAVKISSARLDVKLGHHLVCAYCKTSQENDVSETLTKLRNLGATGDLRYKSDRATLQCRDEYLWHSTELESI
- a CDS encoding ISNCY family transposase, whose protein sequence is MRQERTVQANIFDLFAEHEIGRELKAMSQWLDEHRDLLGLVAQDLRRHGVKETGREGLPAEAVLRCALLKQHRQLSYEELAFHLEDSASFRAFARLPWGWNPKKSVLHKTISAIRAGTFEAINRVLLTSARQDKVERGKVVRIDSTVTSALMHEPSDSSLLWDCVRVMVRLLQQAASLGSAISWHDHCRAAKKRSRAIQFTRGRPKRVQHYRALVRITRTTLSYLEQAAAQLPLAAGPAVELWQAQLRHYKPLIERIIAQTERRVLAGEAVPAGDKLVSLFEPHADIIVKGSRDVEYGHKINLTTGTSGLILDLVVETGNPADSERLLPMLERHIGIWGEAPRQAAADGGYASRDNLSRAKAWGICDMAFHKKCGLRIEDMVKSRWVYRKLRNFRAGIEAGISCLKRAYGLGRCTWRGLDHFKAYVWSSVVAYNLALFARLRPT